A window of Staphylococcus sp. 17KM0847 contains these coding sequences:
- the lysS gene encoding lysine--tRNA ligase, whose amino-acid sequence MTEEMNDQMQVRRHKLQELRDLGIDPFGEKFERTGDAQSLKEDWDQYSKEELAEKEKESHTIIAGRIMTKRGKGKAGFAHIKDLTGQLQIYVRKDQVGDAQFDIWKSADLGDIVGIEGVMFKTNTGELSVKAKSFKLLSKALRPLPDKHHGLQDIEQRYRQRYLDLITNENSTQTFINRSRILQEMRNYLNNKGFLEVETPMMHQIAGGAAARPFVTHHNALDATLYMRIAIELHLKRLIVGGLEKVYEIGRVFRNEGVSTRHNPEFTMIELYEAYADYKDIMSLTEEMVAHIARQVLGTTSIRYGEETIDLEPQWRRLHMVDAVKEATGVNFYDIQSDEEAHQVAKEHGIEVDNNMKYGHILNEFFEQKVEETLIQPTFIYGHPIEISPLAKKNPEDPRFTDRFELFIVGREHANAFTELNDPIDQRERFEAQLVEKEQGNDEAHEMDEDFIEALEYGMPPTGGLGIGIDRLVMLLTDAPSIRDVLLFPYMRQK is encoded by the coding sequence ATGACAGAAGAAATGAATGACCAGATGCAAGTGCGTCGTCATAAATTACAGGAATTGCGCGATTTAGGGATAGATCCATTTGGTGAAAAGTTTGAACGTACAGGTGATGCACAATCATTAAAAGAAGACTGGGATCAATATTCAAAAGAAGAGCTTGCAGAGAAAGAAAAAGAAAGTCATACAATTATTGCTGGACGCATTATGACAAAGCGTGGTAAAGGTAAGGCGGGTTTTGCACACATTAAAGACTTAACAGGACAGTTACAAATTTATGTTCGTAAAGATCAAGTGGGAGACGCACAGTTTGATATTTGGAAAAGTGCAGATTTAGGAGATATTGTAGGTATAGAAGGTGTGATGTTTAAAACAAACACAGGAGAACTTTCTGTCAAAGCCAAGTCTTTTAAACTTTTATCCAAAGCACTACGTCCGCTACCTGATAAACACCATGGTTTGCAAGATATTGAACAGCGTTATCGCCAGCGCTACTTAGATTTGATTACAAATGAAAATAGTACACAAACTTTTATTAATAGAAGTAGAATTTTACAAGAGATGCGTAATTACTTAAATAATAAAGGGTTTTTAGAAGTTGAAACGCCGATGATGCATCAAATCGCAGGTGGGGCAGCTGCACGTCCATTCGTGACACATCACAATGCACTGGATGCAACACTTTATATGCGTATTGCGATTGAACTACACTTGAAACGCCTAATCGTTGGTGGACTAGAAAAAGTTTATGAAATTGGGCGTGTATTCCGTAATGAAGGGGTATCTACACGTCATAACCCTGAATTTACAATGATTGAATTGTATGAAGCTTATGCTGATTACAAAGATATTATGTCACTAACTGAAGAGATGGTTGCACATATTGCGCGTCAAGTTTTAGGGACGACATCTATTCGATATGGTGAAGAAACTATTGATTTAGAACCACAGTGGCGTCGTTTACATATGGTAGATGCTGTTAAAGAAGCGACAGGTGTGAATTTTTATGATATTCAATCAGATGAAGAAGCACATCAAGTTGCTAAAGAACATGGTATTGAAGTAGATAATAATATGAAATATGGCCATATTTTAAATGAATTCTTTGAACAAAAAGTTGAAGAAACATTAATTCAACCTACGTTTATTTACGGTCATCCAATTGAGATTTCTCCATTAGCAAAGAAAAATCCTGAAGATCCACGCTTTACAGATCGCTTTGAACTTTTTATCGTAGGTCGTGAGCATGCGAATGCTTTTACAGAGTTGAATGATCCAATAGATCAACGTGAGCGTTTTGAAGCACAATTAGTGGAAAAAGAACAAGGAAATGATGAAGCACATGAAATGGATGAAGACTTTATTGAAGCACTAGAATACGGTATGCCACCAACAGGAGGTTTGGGTATCGGTATTGATCGACTTGTTATGTTGCTAACTGATGCACCATCAATTCGAGATGTCTTATTATTTCCATATATGCGCCAGAAATAA
- the folK gene encoding 2-amino-4-hydroxy-6-hydroxymethyldihydropteridine diphosphokinase produces MVEVYLGLGGNIGDREQQLRAAIEHLNAYKEIEVISISPIYETKPVGYVEQPDFLNVCVCIETTLKPHDLLAIGLAVEAELHRVRDVRWGPRTIDIDILLYGDDVIETSQLVVPHPRMTERAFVMIPLNDIAPDVVEPRSGKKISQLVNTDDTVVRYKPSCDEPDRCE; encoded by the coding sequence ATGGTAGAGGTGTATCTTGGACTTGGCGGGAATATCGGAGATCGTGAACAACAGTTAAGAGCTGCCATTGAGCATCTTAATGCATACAAAGAAATCGAGGTTATTTCAATTTCGCCAATATATGAAACGAAACCTGTCGGCTATGTGGAACAACCGGATTTTTTAAATGTATGTGTTTGTATTGAAACGACATTGAAACCACATGATTTACTGGCGATAGGCTTGGCAGTAGAGGCAGAGTTGCATCGGGTGCGCGATGTAAGATGGGGCCCCCGCACAATAGATATAGATATTTTACTTTATGGTGATGATGTGATTGAGACATCACAACTAGTTGTACCCCACCCTCGTATGACAGAACGTGCATTTGTGATGATACCTCTTAATGATATTGCACCAGATGTTGTGGAGCCGCGCTCAGGAAAAAAGATAAGTCAATTGGTAAATACAGATGATACTGTTGTACGTTATAAACCTTCGTGCGATGAACCAGATAGATGCGAATGA
- the folB gene encoding dihydroneopterin aldolase yields MNDKIFLQGLEFYAYHGALSAENEIGQIFTVDIEMKVDLKQAGQSDQVEDTVHYGEVYEDVRKIMEGNAVNLLEHLAERIAMCINSHYNRVMETKVRITKKNPPIPGHYQGVGIEIVRVK; encoded by the coding sequence ATGAACGATAAAATTTTTTTACAAGGTTTAGAGTTTTACGCATATCATGGTGCATTATCCGCAGAAAACGAAATAGGTCAAATATTTACAGTTGATATTGAGATGAAAGTAGATCTTAAACAAGCTGGGCAGTCTGATCAAGTAGAAGATACTGTTCATTATGGTGAGGTTTATGAAGATGTTCGCAAAATTATGGAAGGTAATGCTGTAAATTTGTTAGAACATCTTGCTGAACGTATTGCAATGTGTATAAATTCACACTATAATCGTGTAATGGAAACGAAAGTTAGAATTACAAAGAAGAATCCACCGATTCCAGGGCATTACCAAGGCGTCGGTATTGAGATTGTAAGGGTGAAATAG
- the dusB gene encoding tRNA dihydrouridine synthase DusB, whose translation MWKIGDVEIENRVVLAPMAGVCNAAFRLTVKEFGAGLVCAEMVSDKAILFNNPKTMKMLYIDENERPLSLQIFGGEKETLVEAAEYVDKNTTADIIDINMGCPVSKIIKCEAGARWLLDPNKIYEMVSAVTERVSKPVTCKMRIGWDEDHIYAVENAKAAERAGAAAISLHGRTRVQMYEGEADWDIIRQVKEAVSIPVIGNGDVTSPELAKKMLEETGVDAVMIGREALGNPWMIYRTVRYLETGELIEEPHISEKVEIALLHLRRLVELKGEKVGVMEMRKHASWYLKGVRGNGKARKALNQAETEAEMTEILTAFRDEMTTQQKIEA comes from the coding sequence ATGTGGAAAATTGGAGATGTCGAAATTGAAAATAGAGTTGTACTGGCTCCAATGGCTGGAGTGTGTAACGCTGCATTTCGTCTAACGGTTAAAGAATTTGGAGCCGGACTTGTCTGTGCAGAAATGGTTAGTGATAAAGCGATTTTATTTAACAATCCTAAGACGATGAAAATGTTATATATAGATGAAAATGAACGCCCACTATCCCTACAAATATTTGGTGGTGAAAAAGAAACATTAGTAGAAGCTGCTGAATACGTTGATAAAAATACAACGGCTGATATTATTGATATTAATATGGGATGTCCAGTTTCTAAAATTATTAAATGTGAAGCAGGTGCACGCTGGCTACTTGATCCCAATAAAATTTACGAAATGGTATCAGCAGTTACAGAACGTGTGAGTAAACCTGTAACTTGTAAAATGCGTATTGGTTGGGACGAAGATCATATCTATGCAGTAGAAAATGCAAAAGCTGCAGAAAGAGCGGGTGCAGCGGCAATCTCACTTCATGGACGTACTCGGGTACAAATGTATGAAGGTGAAGCGGATTGGGACATTATCCGACAAGTAAAAGAAGCTGTTTCAATACCAGTTATTGGTAATGGAGATGTAACAAGCCCAGAACTCGCTAAAAAAATGTTAGAAGAAACAGGTGTAGATGCTGTAATGATCGGTCGAGAAGCGTTAGGCAATCCGTGGATGATCTACCGTACAGTCCGCTACCTCGAAACGGGTGAATTAATAGAAGAACCACACATTAGTGAAAAAGTGGAAATCGCTTTATTACATTTACGTCGTTTAGTAGAATTAAAAGGTGAAAAAGTAGGCGTGATGGAAATGAGAAAACATGCATCATGGTACTTAAAAGGTGTTAGAGGAAATGGTAAAGCACGCAAAGCATTAAACCAGGCAGAAACAGAAGCAGAAATGACAGAAATACTTACAGCGTTTCGTGACGAAATGACTACACAACAGAAAATAGAAGCATAG